tgctgctgcggatgcggatgaCCATGGGCATAGGCAAAGTGATGGGCATGTGGATGACCGTGATGCCCGGGCTGGTGGTGCGGATGTGAGTGTGGCGATGGTGGATAGTGATGCGGGTGGGGCAGCTGGGGATGCGAACTGCGCGTTGGCGTTCCAGGCTGCAGGTGATGCGGAAGTGAGTGGGGTAGCGTGTGCGGATGCGAGTGCTGGGCATGCGGATGCGGGTGCGTGTGCGGATGCTGCAACatatgctgttgctgttgctgctgttgatgctgctgctgcaggtgctgctgttgctgctgctgtggtgtCGTCGGCGTTCCAGCTACTGTTCCTGCTGGCATTGTGGGCGTGACTGGTCTTGTGCGTTGTACTGTCTGTGCTGGCGTCGCTGCTCCCAGCACCGATGTTGCCGCTGGTGTTGCTGTGACCGccgctgctgatgctgctgctgctgcaagttTCGGTGTTGCAGGTGAGTTGGGTGCCAGCGGATCCTGCTCGgattgctgctggtgctgttgttgtggtgtCTGTTTTACCGGTGTGGATGTGGTTGTTgtgctggtgttgttgttggtctTGTTACTGGTGTTGTTGgtgatgttgttgttggtatTGTCGCCTAGTGATTGAAAGCGTATGCGTTGGAAAAAGAAGGAGAAAGAggaaacacaaacaaattgaagtcaaaaattaaaattgttttctttctgtttttcttttcgatCACGCGCAGACAAAATTGAATAGTTTACgaaattttgcaaaaataggCAGGTCAAATTGTAGGTAgttttcttataattttgatAGGAAGAAGACGAAACAGAAAATGCacgaaatagaaatagaaatgaGAAGTGCGAAAGTagaaaaatcataaaaaatgaatGTAAGCACTTCTAGTTTCGagtgtatttttaaaatttagcACATTCGCCTCTCGGCTTTCATGTCtcgtttttttgtattaattttccTCTGCCTGAGTACATTTTCGGTTGATGCTGCCTTCTGCTGCATTTGCACTACACGGAAATCGGGGTTGGCGGAGTTGGGTGTTCTAGGGGGATATATCTACATCTATATTTAGATATAGATTCCACTTACCAGCTGTTGTGTTGGCCAGGAAGCGCTTGGTTTTGTCGAGTATATAAGGCAGATTGTAGCCATCCTTCGTGTAGCTGCAAAAAAGGACATTCATCAATTATAATAGCATGCTTTTAGGCTACTCCAAGTTCGGCAGGATACTCAATTATCGAGAGAcacgacgatgatgatgatactCACATTTCCGTGCGTTTGGTGCAGAACAGATTCTTAAAATTGCTATAAATGCAGAAGAGTGTAAACGTCGGCAGTCCCTGGCCCAGATATCGAGCGAATTTGATCTGCTCGGGTTTATTTAAGCCGCACTGGTTCAGTGACAGCCATGGCCTGTGGTCCTTGATGTCGTATTCCTTTTGGGGATAGTTTGAAAATGGGTACATTTAGTATAAATTTGCCCCAAATAAGACCATCACTATAGTTAAAAAGAGTGCAACATGTGTTCAAACTGTACAAGTTGAATGTGCTGTACACCTCCTTCATTTTGAAGCATGTATAATTTAAGTTTCCCttatagtttatttaaaaattccattaaaaactaattgaaGCCCAGCTGTGCCCTTCGTCTAAAATTTCAGGTAACGAAGTAGTAATGagtaatgcattttaattagatgaaaattaaattagaaatCCAACTgtagtaaagtaaagtaattTTCCAGACATACCGGTTTTACTGGTTGGTAAAACCCCGCCCCTAACCACCCTTCCATTAGTTTTTAAACCAGCTTACACCTTTCATGAAGGAACCCACCCCCCATTCCACCACTTTTAGCATAATTTTCTCGACTTTTAGGCTGTTTTTCCACGTAGAAGTATGTGTGGGGGGATGTATATTCATTGACGTCAAATTCTATGGCTGCACATATGTATTTGCCTTACATAATGTACTTTCTCTATATGTTCaggaaaaaccaaaaccgacCCGACCCGCTCACCCCCAAAAACCCATACACATGCGAGCGAAAACTTTGCCCACTACTAATCAAAACTTATAATTCGTGTACAACGCAAAAGTTTAAAACGAAAATTTtacacaaaagccaaaaacttgCAAAGGACGATGGTTGGGTTGGGTGGAAAAACGGGCGGGGGGTGTCGACGGGAACTGAATAGCATGCCAAAGCAAAAGCtcccatacacacacacacacacacacacagacattggctcacacacactcacacccttacaatgtatattttatagtGTAAAAATATAGAATAGGGCGAAGCGAAAAAGGAAGCAGAAAAGGCAGCAAAGCAAACCCAAatagaaaagcaaacaacattTTCAATGAAGCCATTTTGGCCCAAAAAGAGGGGTTTGGAGGTTATTTGCAAAGGCCCCCCGTTTCAAAAGGGTTACCATGAAAGCCtctctgtctgtgtgtgtgtatgtgtgtgtctgtgtttggTGAGTGTGTATGTGATAGCTAGATGGTAGGCTTAATGGACGACTGTGTGAGTGCGGGTCTTCGGCAGCGCAGAGAGTTCAGTTCCGTTCGTCGTCGGAACTTATCAACATCCTCATAATCAGGGTTTCCACCATCCCCCCAACCCATCCTCCCCCCAGGGTTTCCACCCACACCCACCCCCAAAAAGGTCCTCTCACACATGCGAATTGCTGACTGTGCTGCTGTACGTCTCACTGATTGTGgatgtgtgtgcgagtgtgtgcatACATTTTCGGTTTTGATTATGTTAAAAATCAATAGAGCAAAAAAGGAGTGACATGCCGTGTCTTGCTTTTTTGGGCGAATAGTAAGCGAAAACTTTAAACCCCTGTCCAAAAGCAGGAAAACACTGGCTGACAGCCACTCCACACACTCTCTTACTCTTATTTGCTTCTCTTATTTTCCAGCGCTGACAGGCAGCCGACACCTGGCCACTTCTCCAGGTGTCTCATTAACAATCAACTATGCGGAGGCGTTGGGGCTTAAAGGGGTGTGGCATACATGGTGGTTGCTgaactgttgctgctgtcaaGTGGTGCGCCCCCTTCGGCAACACCGCTCATGGCCACTCAACTGTTTCACAgtcaaaaagcaaaaaataacgATACTTTAAATTTTCCCAACTATGAGATACCCTTATTTGGGTTTATTCGATATCTTTCATTCAGTTTTTAATCTTTATCCAATTACTAAAAACTAGCAAATCTTTATATTATAGTAGTGCCTAACAATTTTGGTGAATTTGAAACGAAGAAAAacggttttgtttttgaaattttctccttttttgttgcctactttttaGGGTTAGCTCAAAGGATAATACTAGTTTTGAGCCTATATCTAATACGTTAAGTTGTTCATAGGATACTTAGAAACAAAGATAAACACCTTTAAGTTTTATATATGATATGAAAGCAATGTTTTAGGAAACAAGCGACTTGAATTGAAAATagattattaaaaaagtttagAGCGCTTTCAAAAATTTGGTTTGAAGCACAGCCCTAAAACCGATCGAACAAGGTAAGTCGGTGTATATATTACATAATTACAGTATACCCTAGTAACTTACCTCTAAAGGTTTACAAgtgatgaaaaaaaaaacaaatataaccGGGAAAAGAGGAATGAAAGCAGTGGCAATGTGTTGCGGTATTTTGTTCTTGCTTTCGCTGCTGTTTtccgtttctgtttttattgCGTCTCCTTGTGtacgttttttgttttctgtttttgtttgtttcttttttcctgtttttttgtgttttttttttgcaaacttATTGGCAGACATGGTTTGTGTTTGTGCGTGACGTAGTGAacgtgagtgtgtgggtgtgcgggtGTCTGCGAGCATTTGGGGCGTTTGCActtgtgtgtgttgtgtgtggcGGGATTGCGGTTGTTGTCTGTGGTGTGATGcggtttgttgttgtttgtatTGAGACAAGTGTgaattgttttcctttctcctgcagttgttgttgttgttgtgggtgTTGCTTGTGCGTGCCGAgaaacaacaagagcaacaaaagccaaatgTTTGACTGTTGCTGCCATGATTTTTTGATTCCTTTTGCAAGGGCTTGCGTCGTGTGCGTTaatgtgtgtgcgcgtgtgtgtaAGTGGGGGAAATTTTCACACTTTCACTCTTTGGTGCGTGTGCTGCCCGTTCGacgagttttttttttgttaaaggGTTAAGGGTTACAGCTTTCGACACCCTctgttttgctttgttttgccCACGCCCGTCTATCTCCGCCTTTTCATTAGGCAACTAATTTGGGGTTTTTTAATTAAGGTAAACCCGTTCTAAATGCGCTCTAAATTCCGGAAAAATGGCCCCACACCACACTAATTTAATGTGGTGTGTGTGCCCCCGAAAGGCGACAAAACGTTGCACAAAAGCTAAATATTTGATGTGTGCGTTAGAATTATACAAActcatgtacatatgtgcgcCTGCATATATATTCGCGTCCAAAGCCCTGTATATAGACATCATATGCGGCAAGTACAGTTATATCGGCATGTGCccgcatacatacatatgtataatttaaaattataatcaATGCCCCATATGTGCGCCTGCTTTCATacgtgagtgtgagtgtgtgtgcgcgtaAATTGTGCGAAGCCGAGACATTGTACCTGCCCGAGCGCCACCCACATTtcgcccaaccacccaaccacaACCCCGATCGCCCGCTCCCGTTtctcatccacatccactaAGCTGTCCTtccaaacacacgcacacactcggCCGCAAAGTTGGGCAAAACCGAGTGCACTTGTGTGGGTGAGCTGACTGCATGCGCACTTAGTAGCCTTCAACGACGCCGCTGGGCgacacacacatccacagcCTCAGCTACAGTCAAGCTTCCTAGGCTATAAACATTATAAATTACTATTCATCCAATTAAGGCAAGCCTTCTATTATATGTCAGAGCAAAATGTAGTATATATGACCCCCTAAGTTTCAGTAAAAACCTTTAAATGGTAGTTCGGATTTTGCTCTTATTTACATTATctaatttatatgcaaatatttatgaaatccGAGTTCTTtccttaaaataaatttgtttaatttaaacctttttaaattgttgtttcatatagatattttaatttccaaaaGGATAACCTTAGCATTTGCTCTAACTACATttatcaaattcaaattaaataccTATAGGCAAGTTATACTGTACTAATGGTCGCTCCGATAGAGACATGTATAAAATGTGCTGATAAAATACagacacactcgcacacatgcAAGACGAAATCGAGAGAGtcggaaaaggaaaaggacaTACCCAAGCAGCTAGCGGACAGTCCGATGTCTCCCCATTTCTCCATCCCCCATATTCCCCCTCACCCCTCTAAGTAACTTGATGATTGTATGTGTGGAAGCCAAAGAAGTGAAGGGAGCAGCGGAAGACGAAGGACGagcaggagaagaagaagaatgAGAGGGTGGGGGACAACACACAATTACTCAATAGCAAGCTTTTGGGGGTtgcccacacccacactcgaagccacacacatacagaaCTACACACACTTTGGTAGTTCAGCCTTCAAGTAAGTTTTGAATTGAGGAAATGAAGGCGAGAGGTAAAGCGGGGAGAGAGAAAGTGGGAGCCAGGAGAGAGCAGCTACCGCAGAAATGAGAGAGcgcaacaattttgagttAGGGAGCCAAGTAGGTAAAGTAAAAGAGAGAGCGTCTTAGAACTAAAATGTTGTAATAGAGGGGGGTTTTTTGGGCTTCCCTTCCGTTTCGCCTCCATCGTAATTTCTCCGCCCCACAGTAGGTGTTGTTCTTGCTTTTGTTGTATTATACCATCAATGCCATTTTGTACATAGTTTTGGAGaatgtgtgtctgtgtgcgtgaaCTTAGGAGAGAGAGGGCGGGGGGATGCGATGGGTGGCCAACAAATCTAGATGTGActctgtctgtgtgtttgtgatAAAGCGGAGCGTAATGAGCGTGGTGAGTGTTTGGGGTTGACTGCCATAGTGTTGAAAAGGGCGCCAAACGTGTCTGCGTATGTGTGTTTGCTCGGGTGGCTTTCCGGGGGGTTGTGTTGGTGGTAGAAAGTGGGGATTTAACCCCCCCGCATGTATAGGTGTTTAGAACtcacacatacgcacatacatacattgaGCACACATGATTACAGTTGTATGCTGAATTTGTGGTTGGCTGCAGTCGACGTCGACTGCGGCGCCGGCATCACTGCTCCTGTTATTACAATTTATAATGACATTTGTGTGAGTGGGGGGCAAACGGAATCCCgaatgcgtgtgtgagtgcgggTGGAATTACGGCAGTGTGTGTGAAATAGGATATAGATAGGGTGCATGTTTATATTATGAATATCCCAATTGGTATgtactatatttatataggGTGCGGGTGCACCGAAAAATGTATTACATTTTAGTTTAGGAGAAGTAATACACATTCCTAGCCTTCTAATCGATAGTTATAGAAATGGCAATCAAGAACTACTTTATGAAAGTTACCttcaatataaattttctataaaatgTACTTTTACGAGCTACATCACAAAGTTAGTATCAGTTAGATAAGACCAGTGATAAATTGACCTTTAATTCAGGCCTTCAATTGAGTAACTTATCAGTAGTTTCTTCTTATCAAGTCATATTGTATTGACCCCCAGTCTATCGGTGTATGTACAATACATGGATTTTAGTCATTTTGGTAATAATAAacctaaaaattaaaacttttaaagtGAATACGTACTTGCtcatcaaattccttttaTAGGAAACGCATGTAATCCCCACAGTCAACCCCAATTAGACCATCTAGCCCCCTTCCCGACCATCATTACTAATAAATACCTAattcatacatatgtgcaaATACTTAAATTGCATATGGAAATGGGCACCGCGCGGAGAGCGTTGAAATATTCACACACAAGGGACAAGAGAAATTTGACTCGCTAACACCCCGAAAACATCTGAGACCCAACCCCTTTTGATTTCGGGAAGCGTAACTCACCTCGCAAAACTTGATGAAGTTCTCCACCACAATCGATTTGTCCGTCAGCGTCATCTGGCCGGTGAACCGAACTCCTAGCTGCTTCAGCGTATCCTTCTTTTTCGATGGCAGCTTGTTCATGTGTTGGAAGATGCCCTCTTCTACTTTGTGCGATGGATGCACATCGAAGTTCTCCTTGATCACAAAGCTTCCAAGAAGTTTCGGGGCatgcgaggatgaggaagcCGTGGAAGAGGAGCAACTGGCGCCAGTTAACAATCCTCCAAATTCTCCCGCACTTCCGCAGGCCGCTCCTTCTGATGAGGTGTTCGAATTGGAGGCATTGAGGTGCGAATTGGGAAATGCTAGCATTTCCAAAGAAGATTCATTCGAATTGGACGATCCATTGGAGGCAATGTGCTGTAGGTCAAAGATCGTCTGTTTTGAATCGTGATCGAAGACATCCAGTGCGGAGGAGCTGGTATCCACCAGACTATTGGAAGCCCGCGAAACGGAAGACAACAAAGCTGCCACTTTGCGGGAGGCAGATCGTGATTTCTGCGAGGTGCTAGTATCCAGATCGATCAGACCACCCGCCACAGGCGACTGGGCAGGCGGTGGTGGAGTGGCGCCTGCTGGGACACCCGATTTACCACTGACCGGCTTTTCCGGACAGGAGCTAGTTTCGCTGGCGCTGCTCGGTGTGCTGGGCGTAAAATCCGTGGAGTGTCGCAGATATTTGATAAACTCAAAGGATCCATCGAAGTGCTGGGGCACTGAGCCCGCTGCAGAGGCGGTGGATTGATGGCCATTGGGCGTGGCCACCGCAGTGGGCCAGCGATTGCTCGGGGGGGTGGCGGTGAGGGGTGTTGATCCGGCTGCTCCTGCGATTCCTGGAGCCGACGTCGTTGCCGCTGATGCACTGGCTTCGACGCTGGCAGAGGCTGAGGCAGCAACGGAAGCATAGTGTGCGGGATTACCAGAACTACCTGAGTTAACGGAGGAGGAGTTTTCACGCTGCGGCGTTGAGGCTGCTTCGTAATTGGGAAAATCCGCTGCTGTTGTCGCTGAACTGCCATTGGGTAAATGTGTGTGAGAAtactgctgatgttgttgctgctgctgctgttgcgtcGCCGCGCCTGCGCCGCAGCCAAACACTTGAAATTCCTCGAAATTAGTGCATTTGAGCTCGCCATTGCTCAAGTACTTGGAAAACTCTGAAGGATCGTTGAGCGAGTTGAGAAAGAAGGAGCTAAAGTTGCTCGATATGCAGGACATTTTGTTCAattgttgtatttttattgtgttatttgtttttctcctttttcgTGTAATACTGTAcgttataatttatttaaagcttAAAATGGCACATGCGATATTTCGAAATTTTCTCTCGTTTTTCtcgttttgctgctgcttctgcggttcatattttattacaattttccACACACTCACATCGAGGAAaaacacatgtgtgtgtgggcctCTCCCGcttgtgtgtatatatgtatgtataaatttTTCTTATTATAGCAAAGTGTAATTTATTATTCTTATTGCTCGTTCGCGCATTGCCTTTCGCTCCTTGAAAAAAGGCCTTTTCCACTGTATGTGGTCGCTtctagttgttgtttttgttgctgttgttgttgttgttggcgctCACACACGTACCAATACACATGAAACAAAGAGCCTGGAAATAGGCGCTTTTTGAAACTGGTCTGGTCGGTCTCTTTTGGGGCCTGTCTTTTTGcctattttattattattattattacttgGCCTTTTTGCACTATTTTCACTTCCTTTTCGGCCGTACGTTCGCGCCCACTTACACACAGACAGGCGGTAGGctcacagacacacacgcacacaacaCCACACAGGCACATACAGCGAGGCGCGGTCGGCAGCGGCGTTGCTTTTTCCGTCTTCCTCTGCtttatattttcgtttttctcGCTCGCCTTTGCTTTACtttcaaaacaaatgccgCTAGTGCTTCTGCTTCCATacggaaaaacggaaaatcttatcgttgttgctgttgttgtcacaGTCGTAGCAGAGTGTTTTCACCGCCGTGAGAAAACACAACATCGCCGCAACGCACACGAAAGAAAAATGAGCGAAAAACATGCAAGCGCTGCGACGGCTATTTGTGCTCTGCCGGCGTCGCCGCTATTGCTTTCACGCGCTCTCTCTTGCGCTCTCTGTTACTGTGTTTATGGCAAGTCCTTTTCTAGTtcatgtatttttaatttcttgaACTGCATTACGCATAACCAACattgtttttggtttatttatataattttgtttcaaatGTATGGCTCAGTAAATGAACTAAGTTCCACGGCAAAAACTAATGAATCAACGTATTTTCTCCAaatttttaacataaatttatatatttttgttcattttattGCATTAACTACTTTATACCGCATAATCGGTATTTAGCTAAAATTCCTGAAATCATGGAATTCTCCGCATAAACACAGTTACTCTCTCAAAACCTCGCATTCTCGTTTTTCTCGTCGTGTGAGAGTGTAATCAGTTGTAGGTGTTTGtagttgttgcagttgttgctgcgcTAGGAAACGTGTATTTCTTCCTGCGCCATGCTAACCCTTTCCATATAAACCTGATTTAATCTTTGATTATTGTGCTCTCGCTGGGGGATTATGGCTGCCATTCGCTGTTGCTGGCTTTgctatttttgaaaattccaCTAAATTATCCGTTGTGCTGTCTGCTCGCTCTCTCTCAACCGTTCTTGtagttgttgttattgtgcGTTTTTGGGCAGGTAAAACAGTTCATTTGCTTAGGGTTGCCACATCGTTCGGCGTTCCGCAGGACCACCTGGAATGCACATAAATGTTAAGTTTTATTGCCGTTTTTACAGTTCCTCCACATTTACGACTGCCTTTGAGTCGTAAAACACGTGAACAGGTAGCGATCTGCTCAAGGCCACAGCTGTGCGGGAGGTTGGCAACTCTGGCGGGCAGGAGATTTCAAAACTTCAAGTGGAAATGTTCTAGCTCAAGGAATTTTTATAGCCGATTTGTTTGAATAattgtatgtacataatttCAGCGGCAGACGCTgttaattataaatacaacGGCGGCCGCAAGGAAGTCATCAATTTAAAAAGATGTCTCTGCATTATTGTTATTCTAATTACCTCTTTTGCTGCTGATGCTTTTGGCacaatttcatttttgaattcaaacaaatttattataaaagtGTTTGTACGAGGGGAGCTTATAAATAACAGAACTAATTTAATGGGCTTTCACACGCGGTTAGCCAATTTACATGTCTGTACATGCCAGCACACACATTCACGCGCATacacatgcatatacatatgcgagtaatttttcaattaattttaattataaacttAATTAGGAAATCAATGAACGACGCGAACggaacacacacgcacacactttaCCGCTGTGCGACGGAGATAGGGAACATCCGATTGCACACACAACTAAAACAATGACAACAATTTCCATCAAGTGCGCTGCGCATACAACATAAAACCATTCACTCAGCGCCAGTGGAGCTCCAAAAAGCGAACAAGCCCCCAAAAGCGAACTGAAGCGCCCGTCCAAAAGTGAACACGCCGAAAAGCCGAAATCAACTGAGTAGCAGTGGGGGAAACACAACGCAAGCGAGGAGAATAGGGGCGCCAACCTGAGAGGGTTGCCAGATCGTCGACActgtaaactttgttcttCCTCTTAATTGGGTAGTTTCCTCCTAAATTTACTTTGGTGTTTGGTGAGCGTAATGTTTCTATTTCAGCTTACATTTTCCTATAAGTAATACAATACAATCAGCAAGGATTTAGAATGGTTTTCTGAAGAAGCATTTAA
This portion of the Drosophila santomea strain STO CAGO 1482 chromosome 3L, Prin_Dsan_1.1, whole genome shotgun sequence genome encodes:
- the LOC120450220 gene encoding uncharacterized protein LOC120450220 isoform X2 yields the protein MSCISSNFSSFFLNSLNDPSEFSKYLSNGELKCTNFEEFQVFGCGAGAATQQQQQQQHQQYSHTHLPNGSSATTAADFPNYEAASTPQRENSSSVNSGSSGNPAHYASVAASASASVEASASAATTSAPGIAGAAGSTPLTATPPSNRWPTAVATPNGHQSTASAAGSVPQHFDGSFEFIKYLRHSTDFTPSTPSSASETSSCPEKPVSGKSGVPAGATPPPPAQSPVAGGLIDLDTSTSQKSRSASRKVAALLSSVSRASNSLVDTSSSALDVFDHDSKQTIFDLQHIASNGSSNSNESSLEMLAFPNSHLNASNSNTSSEGAACGSAGEFGGLLTGASCSSSTASSSSHAPKLLGSFVIKENFDVHPSHKVEEGIFQHMNKLPSKKKDTLKQLGVRFTGQMTLTDKSIVVENFIKFCEEYDIKDHRPWLSLNQCGLNKPEQIKFARYLGQGLPTFTLFCIYSNFKNLFCTKRTEIYTKDGYNLPYILDKTKRFLANTTAGDNTNNNITNNTSNKTNNNTSTTTTSTPVKQTPQQQHQQQSEQDPLAPNSPATPKLAAAAASAAAVTATPAATSVLGAATPAQTVQRTRPVTPTMPAGTVAGTPTTPQQQQQQHLQQQHQQQQQQQHMLQHPHTHPHPHAQHSHPHTLPHSLPHHLQPGTPTRSSHPQLPHPHHYPPSPHSHPHHQPGHHGHPHAHHFAYAHGHPHPQQHHPHYYPHPHAHVQHMAAMGYPGPPPNAQQTAGGVGVGAGGAGGATGGAGSAGGGGALPPTAM
- the LOC120450220 gene encoding uncharacterized protein LOC120450220 isoform X1 — protein: MSCISSNFSSFFLNSLNDPSEFSKYLSNGELKCTNFEEFQVFGCGAGAATQQQQQQQHQQYSHTHLPNGSSATTAADFPNYEAASTPQRENSSSVNSGSSGNPAHYASVAASASASVEASASAATTSAPGIAGAAGSTPLTATPPSNRWPTAVATPNGHQSTASAAGSVPQHFDGSFEFIKYLRHSTDFTPSTPSSASETSSCPEKPVSGKSGVPAGATPPPPAQSPVAGGLIDLDTSTSQKSRSASRKVAALLSSVSRASNSLVDTSSSALDVFDHDSKQTIFDLQHIASNGSSNSNESSLEMLAFPNSHLNASNSNTSSEGAACGSAGEFGGLLTGASCSSSTASSSSHAPKLLGSFVIKENFDVHPSHKVEEGIFQHMNKLPSKKKDTLKQLGVRFTGQMTLTDKSIVVENFIKFCEEYDIKDHRPWLSLNQCGLNKPEQIKFARYLGQGLPTFTLFCIYSNFKNLFCTKRTEIYTKDGYNLPYILDKTKRFLANTTADLKNMAAANDGSLEFATGSSSNSNTSNMNIGSNSNSSSSGSSNPVAGSVINPNAVTMPASYVTSSTAQQQQHQHPMTMDPRYGCGAPSALLPPPPLPALGPPPRSLEQLIIYENFDVHETHRIEDGVCTHISRLPPKKQELLKQFGIQSSSQHCLSNYEKYILIENFIKFCNEYQISDHRPFLDFHESALSKCEQLKFVRYLGQGLSNLTLNKIYVAFKELLGNGRPEKASMEGYNLDTLLKKKRKNLYNRMHAAAPSIDLTAYESGQHNAQAHLPTPRPHHAFAALNVATQRSEVCNELTHTGLQYSYTGPR